From Cellulosimicrobium sp. ES-005, one genomic window encodes:
- a CDS encoding DsbA family protein: MSEQTAAPVPAEQLVPADAHVLGDPDAPVTIVEFGDLECPYCAAAAPVLRQVVESSGGEVRLVFRHFPLFEIHPHALSAALAVEAAAAQGRFWEMQAALFEHQDQLGEAGLADRAEELGLDGASVVGDAAQQYAAPVQRDYADALTLGVQGTPTLFVNGVRYRGRVTADGLRTAIEATAPPR; this comes from the coding sequence GTGAGCGAGCAGACCGCAGCACCCGTCCCGGCCGAGCAGCTCGTCCCCGCCGACGCGCACGTGCTCGGCGACCCGGACGCGCCCGTGACGATCGTCGAGTTCGGCGACCTGGAGTGCCCGTACTGCGCCGCCGCCGCGCCCGTGCTGCGGCAGGTCGTCGAGTCGTCGGGCGGCGAGGTGCGCCTCGTGTTCCGGCACTTCCCGCTCTTCGAGATCCACCCGCACGCGCTCTCCGCGGCGCTCGCGGTCGAGGCCGCTGCGGCGCAGGGCCGGTTCTGGGAGATGCAGGCCGCGCTGTTCGAGCACCAGGACCAGCTCGGCGAGGCCGGCCTCGCCGACCGGGCCGAGGAGCTCGGCCTCGACGGCGCCTCGGTCGTGGGGGACGCCGCCCAGCAGTACGCCGCGCCCGTGCAGCGCGACTACGCCGACGCCCTCACCCTGGGGGTCCAGGGCACCCCGACCCTGTTCGTCAACGGCGTCCGCTACCGCGGCCGCGTCACCGCCGACGGCCTCCGCACCGCGATCGAGGCCACCGCCCCGCCGAGGTAG
- a CDS encoding FAD binding domain-containing protein has product MDLSTVTDLVPTVDPGEWREGDAWLAGGTVLFSYGSQTLRRLLDVTSAGWPALVVTDDGLEIAATCTVAELWAFEESPQAAPVRERWTALDLVRPCCDSFVASFKIWNTSTVGGNVCTSLPAGPMISLTAALDGVAEVWGPGGTRREQPVAELVTGELTNTLAPGELLRAIRVPDHALRSRTAFRRLSLSNLGRSGVLLIGRVDPPDAGGGLVLTVTASTRRPVQLRFAADTLPTAAGLAAALDAAIPTDLYHDDIHGLPAWRRDMTYRLGEEIRSELLSELGGGTDGDPR; this is encoded by the coding sequence ATGGACCTGAGCACCGTCACCGACCTCGTCCCGACCGTCGACCCCGGTGAGTGGCGCGAGGGCGACGCCTGGCTCGCGGGCGGCACCGTCCTGTTCTCCTACGGCAGCCAGACGCTGCGGCGTCTGCTCGACGTGACGAGCGCCGGCTGGCCCGCGCTCGTGGTCACCGACGACGGTCTCGAGATCGCCGCGACGTGCACGGTCGCCGAGCTGTGGGCGTTCGAGGAGAGCCCGCAGGCCGCGCCCGTGCGCGAGCGCTGGACCGCGCTCGACCTGGTGCGCCCGTGCTGCGACAGCTTCGTCGCGTCCTTCAAGATCTGGAACACCTCGACGGTCGGCGGCAACGTCTGCACGTCCCTCCCGGCCGGGCCGATGATCTCCCTCACGGCCGCGCTCGACGGCGTCGCCGAGGTCTGGGGTCCGGGCGGCACCCGCCGGGAGCAGCCGGTCGCCGAGCTCGTCACGGGAGAGCTGACCAACACGCTCGCGCCGGGCGAGCTCCTGCGCGCGATCCGTGTGCCCGACCACGCGCTGCGGTCGCGCACCGCGTTCCGGCGCCTGTCCCTCTCGAACCTCGGGCGCTCGGGCGTCCTGCTGATCGGGCGGGTCGACCCGCCCGACGCCGGGGGCGGGCTCGTCCTCACCGTCACCGCCTCGACGCGGCGGCCCGTGCAGCTCCGGTTCGCCGCGGACACCCTGCCCACGGCGGCCGGGCTCGCCGCGGCGCTCGACGCCGCGATCCCGACCGACCTCTACCACGACGACATCCACGGCCTGCCCGCGTGGCGGCGGGACATGACCTACCGCCTCGGCGAGGAGATCCGCTCCGAGCTCCTCTCCGAGCTCGGCGGCGGCACGGACGGAGACCCCCGATGA
- the nhaA gene encoding Na+/H+ antiporter NhaA — translation MTEPAPPSSFPIVRVPARPGPPLRFQLRPVAPSLRSFLATEAGGAVLLLVATVVALVWANSAWSGAYDDLWSATAGWHVGPWSFEMDLHHWVNDAAMAVFFLVIGLEINREVTSGELRNRRTVAVPALGALGGLAVPALIYVAFNAGSPAQHGWGIVMSTDTAFLVGILALFGPRCPDQLRLFLLTLAVVDDIGAITVMALFYTDDLWLSGLLVAAVLVVVIVVLRWLGVWRLAPYVLVGIALWGAVYASGVHATLAGVLVGLLVPSRSSRPVDIAVVPKYAKRLAQETTAEREHLTELAARAAVPTSERLQRVLHPWSAYVVVPVFGLANAGVRLDAESLRTAATSPVTIGVAVALVVGNAVGIFGAATLALRLGLGDLPGRVRYSHLLGGAILAGIGFTISLFIAELAFDDEALIEQAKIGILAGSLVAAVLGSLALRFVGERWPLCSPGADGPPPELPPLPWRPPATT, via the coding sequence GTGACCGAGCCCGCTCCGCCGTCCTCGTTCCCGATCGTCCGCGTCCCCGCCCGGCCGGGCCCGCCGCTGCGCTTCCAGCTGCGCCCCGTCGCGCCCTCCCTGCGGTCGTTCCTCGCGACAGAGGCGGGCGGCGCGGTGCTGCTGCTCGTCGCGACCGTCGTCGCGCTCGTGTGGGCCAACTCCGCCTGGTCGGGCGCCTACGACGACCTGTGGTCGGCGACCGCGGGCTGGCACGTCGGGCCCTGGTCGTTCGAGATGGACCTGCACCACTGGGTCAACGACGCCGCGATGGCCGTGTTCTTCCTCGTCATCGGGCTCGAGATCAACCGCGAGGTGACGAGCGGGGAGCTGCGCAACCGGCGGACCGTCGCAGTGCCCGCGCTCGGTGCGCTCGGCGGCCTCGCCGTGCCGGCGCTCATCTACGTCGCCTTCAACGCCGGGTCGCCCGCGCAGCACGGATGGGGCATCGTCATGTCGACCGACACGGCGTTCCTCGTGGGCATCCTCGCCCTGTTCGGACCGCGCTGCCCCGACCAGCTCCGGCTGTTCCTCCTCACGCTCGCCGTCGTGGACGACATCGGCGCCATCACCGTCATGGCGCTCTTCTACACCGACGACCTCTGGCTCTCCGGGCTCCTCGTCGCCGCCGTGCTCGTCGTCGTGATCGTCGTGCTGCGGTGGCTCGGCGTGTGGCGTCTGGCGCCGTACGTCCTCGTCGGGATCGCGCTGTGGGGCGCGGTCTACGCGTCCGGCGTCCACGCGACGCTCGCCGGCGTCCTCGTGGGGCTGCTCGTCCCGTCGCGCTCGTCGCGTCCCGTCGACATCGCGGTCGTGCCCAAGTACGCCAAGCGTCTCGCCCAGGAGACGACGGCGGAGCGCGAGCACCTCACCGAGCTCGCCGCGCGCGCGGCGGTGCCCACGAGCGAACGCCTCCAGCGCGTCCTGCACCCGTGGAGCGCGTACGTCGTCGTGCCCGTGTTCGGCCTCGCCAACGCGGGCGTGCGGCTCGACGCCGAGTCGCTGCGGACCGCGGCGACGTCGCCCGTGACGATCGGCGTCGCCGTCGCGCTCGTCGTGGGCAACGCCGTCGGCATCTTCGGCGCCGCGACGCTCGCCCTGCGCCTCGGGCTCGGCGACCTCCCGGGCAGGGTGCGCTACTCGCACCTGCTCGGCGGCGCGATCCTCGCCGGCATCGGCTTCACCATCTCGCTCTTCATCGCCGAGCTCGCGTTCGACGACGAGGCGCTCATCGAGCAGGCCAAGATCGGCATCCTCGCCGGCTCGCTCGTCGCCGCCGTGCTCGGCTCCCTCGCCCTCCGGTTCGTCGGCGAGCGCTGGCCCCTGTGCTCCCCCGGCGCCGACGGCCCCCCGCCCGAGCTCCCACCCCTCCCCTGGCGCCCACCGGCGACCACCTGA
- a CDS encoding DUF2235 domain-containing protein produces MKRLVLCCDGTWNSPVNASVSNIEKIARSVRTGIGPDGVQQMVFSVEGVGAQGYLVDRLLGGAFGYGLTRNVVAGYRHLALNYEPGDEIYVFGFSRGAYTARSVVGMVATVGLLTQDSLARDHLCDAERIYRVRDAAQRAEQAAAFRAQHCHDHVPVAFLGVFDTVGALGVPGLSRRRSRFHDLRLSTDVECARQALAIDDRRITFEPCLWDVPVSMAARVKQVWFPGGHSDVGGGARARALSDTALLWMVGEAIARGLTFDEHRLFAQLHHEDEFVCRFRPGLLFGALNLLKRLHPRPRFRGDRRVLAGVPTPPDTVDAVYLAQTAAYLTADPDSEYARHARNVTWWRESAGPGLDRLVEPVPGGAREDRPLVLA; encoded by the coding sequence ATGAAGCGGCTGGTGCTGTGCTGCGACGGCACGTGGAACTCGCCGGTGAACGCGAGCGTGTCGAACATCGAGAAGATCGCGCGCTCGGTCCGCACCGGCATCGGACCGGACGGCGTCCAGCAGATGGTGTTCTCCGTCGAGGGGGTCGGGGCGCAGGGCTACCTCGTCGACCGCCTGCTCGGCGGGGCCTTCGGGTATGGGCTGACGCGCAACGTCGTCGCCGGCTACCGCCATCTCGCGCTCAACTACGAGCCCGGCGACGAGATCTACGTGTTCGGGTTCAGCCGCGGCGCGTACACCGCCCGCAGCGTCGTCGGCATGGTCGCGACCGTCGGGCTGCTCACCCAGGACTCCCTCGCGCGCGACCACCTGTGCGACGCCGAACGGATCTACCGCGTGCGCGACGCCGCCCAGCGGGCGGAGCAGGCCGCGGCCTTCCGCGCCCAGCACTGCCACGACCACGTCCCCGTCGCGTTCCTCGGGGTGTTCGACACCGTCGGCGCGCTCGGGGTCCCCGGGCTGTCGCGCCGGCGCAGCCGGTTCCACGACCTGCGCCTGTCGACCGACGTCGAGTGCGCCCGGCAGGCCCTCGCGATCGACGACCGCCGCATCACGTTCGAGCCGTGCCTCTGGGACGTCCCCGTCTCCATGGCCGCCCGGGTCAAGCAGGTGTGGTTCCCCGGCGGGCACAGCGACGTCGGCGGCGGGGCCCGCGCCCGCGCGCTCTCCGACACCGCGCTCCTGTGGATGGTCGGCGAGGCGATCGCGCGCGGGCTCACGTTCGACGAGCACCGGCTGTTCGCCCAGCTCCACCACGAGGACGAGTTCGTGTGCCGGTTCCGCCCCGGCCTGCTCTTCGGTGCGCTCAACCTCCTCAAGCGCCTGCACCCGCGCCCGCGCTTCCGCGGCGACCGACGCGTGCTCGCCGGTGTCCCGACCCCGCCGGACACCGTCGACGCCGTGTACCTCGCCCAGACCGCGGCGTACCTCACGGCGGACCCCGACTCCGAGTACGCCCGCCACGCCCGGAACGTCACGTGGTGGCGCGAGAGCGCCGGGCCGGGCCTGGACCGCCTGGTCGAGCCGGTCCCCGGCGGCGCCCGGGAGGACCGGCCGCTCGTCCTCGCGTGA
- the glp gene encoding gephyrin-like molybdotransferase Glp → MAGTARVSVDEHRADVAALLAPLVEAARRRTRTETVVLADALGRVLAGDLVAPVAVPLFRNSQMDGYAVRAADVVGASADTPVRLRVAAEIPAAPGVPARLAPGTAARIMTGAPVPDGADAVVPVEDTVAGTFAGTSRPDVGGPTGADPTVPGASHAVEVRVPRSAGDFVREAGSDVRPGDVLLADGTVLAPHHLAAAAACGVGVVRVVARPRVAVLSTGSELVGPGETPGPGQVFDANADALGAAVRRAGGEVVRTARCGDDAARFAAVLAEATAVADLVVTSGGVSQGAYEVVKDVLGGPGAVAGQDAGREVGRATSPGVTFRSVAMQPGGPQGFGTVHGTPVLTFPGNPVSAQVSFAIFLREPLERAAGLPGAERVRTAVLAEPLTSPAGKRQLLRGATGPDGTVRVVGGAGSHLVASMARADVLVDVPADVTEWAAGTEVEVREL, encoded by the coding sequence ATGGCCGGGACTGCGCGCGTGAGCGTCGACGAGCACCGCGCGGACGTCGCGGCGCTCCTCGCCCCCCTCGTCGAGGCGGCCCGACGGCGCACGCGCACCGAGACCGTCGTCCTCGCCGACGCGCTCGGCCGGGTCCTCGCGGGCGACCTCGTCGCGCCCGTCGCCGTCCCGCTGTTCCGCAACTCCCAGATGGACGGCTACGCCGTGCGGGCCGCGGACGTCGTCGGGGCGAGCGCGGACACGCCCGTCCGGCTCCGCGTCGCGGCCGAGATCCCCGCGGCCCCGGGCGTCCCTGCGCGCCTCGCGCCGGGCACCGCGGCCCGCATCATGACGGGTGCGCCCGTGCCCGACGGCGCGGACGCCGTCGTCCCCGTCGAGGACACCGTCGCGGGGACCTTCGCGGGCACGTCGCGACCCGACGTCGGCGGTCCCACGGGGGCCGACCCGACCGTCCCCGGCGCGAGCCACGCGGTCGAGGTACGGGTGCCACGGTCGGCGGGAGACTTCGTGCGGGAGGCGGGCTCCGACGTCCGGCCCGGCGACGTGCTCCTCGCGGACGGCACCGTCCTCGCGCCGCACCACCTCGCCGCCGCGGCGGCGTGCGGGGTGGGGGTCGTGCGGGTGGTCGCCCGGCCGCGCGTCGCCGTCCTGTCGACGGGGTCGGAGCTCGTCGGGCCGGGCGAGACGCCGGGGCCGGGCCAGGTCTTCGACGCCAACGCCGACGCGCTGGGCGCCGCCGTGCGGCGCGCGGGCGGGGAGGTCGTGCGCACGGCACGCTGCGGCGACGACGCCGCGCGGTTCGCCGCCGTGCTCGCCGAGGCGACCGCGGTCGCAGACCTCGTCGTCACGTCGGGCGGCGTGTCGCAGGGCGCGTACGAGGTGGTCAAGGACGTGCTCGGGGGCCCCGGTGCCGTCGCCGGTCAGGACGCCGGTCGGGAGGTCGGCCGGGCGACGTCGCCGGGCGTCACGTTCCGGTCGGTCGCGATGCAGCCCGGCGGGCCGCAGGGGTTCGGCACCGTGCACGGGACGCCCGTGCTCACGTTCCCCGGCAACCCGGTGAGCGCCCAGGTGTCGTTCGCGATATTCCTGCGCGAGCCGCTCGAGCGGGCGGCGGGTCTGCCCGGGGCCGAGCGCGTGCGCACGGCGGTCCTCGCCGAGCCGCTGACCTCGCCCGCGGGGAAGCGACAGCTCCTGCGCGGCGCGACCGGCCCCGACGGCACGGTCCGGGTCGTCGGGGGAGCGGGGTCGCACCTCGTCGCGTCGATGGCGCGGGCGGACGTGCTCGTGGACGTGCCCGCCGACGTGACAGAGTGGGCCGCCGGGACCGAGGTGGAGGTACGAGAGCTGTGA
- the moaA gene encoding GTP 3',8-cyclase MoaA, with the protein MTAVSLGMPRLRSGAPTDASTDLAPGRPATEALVDRYGRVARDLRISITEKCSLRCTYCMPAEGLPAIPRDDLLTPAEIGRVVRVAVGRLGITDVRFTGGEPLMRRDLADILRAARAAAPDVSLSLTTNAIGLDKRVHELVAAGLDRVNISLDSVDREDFARLTRRDRLPDVLAGIRAALAAGLAPVKLNAVLMPETLAGAADLLAWAVDHGCHLRFIEQMPLDADGHWTRDDLVSATDLLAVLGARFDLLEVGRDDPSAPAEEWLVDGGPQTVGIIASVTRSFCGACDRTRLTAEGTVRSCLFGDDETDLRAILRSTDLAEDERDDALAHAWQGAMWRKPLAHGSDAPTLAADAFAPTSRSMGAIGG; encoded by the coding sequence ATGACCGCGGTCTCGCTCGGGATGCCCAGGCTGCGGTCGGGCGCGCCCACGGACGCCTCGACCGACCTCGCCCCGGGCCGCCCCGCGACCGAGGCGCTCGTCGACCGCTACGGCCGCGTCGCACGCGACCTGCGGATCTCGATCACCGAGAAGTGCTCGCTGCGCTGCACCTACTGCATGCCCGCCGAGGGCCTCCCCGCGATCCCGCGCGACGACCTCCTCACGCCTGCCGAGATCGGACGGGTCGTGCGCGTGGCCGTCGGCCGGCTCGGGATCACCGACGTCCGGTTCACGGGCGGGGAGCCGCTCATGCGCCGCGACCTCGCGGACATCCTGCGCGCCGCGCGCGCGGCCGCGCCCGACGTGTCGCTCTCGCTGACGACCAACGCGATCGGGCTCGACAAGCGCGTCCACGAGCTCGTCGCCGCCGGCCTCGACCGCGTGAACATCTCCCTCGACTCCGTGGACCGCGAGGACTTCGCGCGGCTCACGCGCCGTGACCGGCTGCCCGACGTGCTCGCCGGCATCCGGGCCGCGCTCGCCGCCGGGCTCGCCCCCGTCAAGCTCAACGCGGTGCTCATGCCCGAGACGCTCGCGGGCGCCGCCGACCTGCTTGCCTGGGCGGTCGACCACGGGTGCCACCTGCGCTTCATCGAGCAGATGCCGCTCGACGCCGACGGGCACTGGACGCGCGACGACCTCGTCTCCGCGACGGACCTGCTCGCGGTGCTCGGCGCGCGCTTCGACCTGCTCGAGGTCGGCCGCGACGACCCGTCCGCACCCGCCGAGGAGTGGCTCGTCGACGGCGGACCCCAGACCGTCGGGATCATCGCGTCCGTCACGCGCTCGTTCTGCGGCGCGTGCGACCGCACCCGGCTCACCGCCGAGGGCACGGTCCGGTCGTGCCTGTTCGGCGACGACGAGACCGACCTGCGCGCGATCCTGCGCTCCACGGACCTCGCCGAGGACGAGCGCGACGACGCGCTCGCCCATGCGTGGCAGGGCGCGATGTGGCGCAAGCCCCTCGCCCACGGCAGCGACGCCCCGACGCTCGCCGCCGACGCGTTCGCGCCGACGTCGCGCAGCATGGGCGCGATCGGCGGCTGA
- a CDS encoding NCS2 family permease: MTLLGTRRETAENDDARGTGPATGRLDRFFRITERGSTTGRELRGGLVTFFAMAYIVILNPLILGGTSAENAPVDVAGGWLQTAQVGAMTGLAAGGLTILFGLVANLPFALAAGLGINSFLAVAVIGDVTWPEAMGLVLVNGLLIVLLAVTGARSAIFNAVPRQLKAAITVGIGLFIAFIGFVDAGFVTRTPGGPPVQLGDGGSITSVPTLVFVVGLLTMGILVARKVKGGLLIGLVATTVVAIVAESVLHLGPASDDNPGGWHLTVPTLPSSLVSVPDLSLLGQFSFGAFDRIGALAATMLVFTLFFTNFFDAMGTMTGLAKQGGLADADGNFPRIKSALVVEGVGAVVGGATSSSSNTVFVDSAAGVGEGARTGLASVVTGGLFLVAMFLTPLTAVVPIEVASAVLVVVGAMMMGQIKEIDLTDFTVTLPVFLTIVTMPLTYSIANGIGIGFVTWVLLRFACGKARDVHPLLWVVAAGFVVYFVRGPLTAVVGG; the protein is encoded by the coding sequence GTGACCCTCCTCGGCACGCGGCGGGAGACCGCCGAGAACGACGACGCACGCGGCACCGGCCCGGCCACCGGCCGGCTGGACCGCTTCTTCAGGATCACCGAGCGCGGCTCGACCACGGGGCGCGAGCTCCGCGGCGGCCTGGTGACCTTCTTCGCGATGGCGTACATCGTCATTCTCAACCCCCTCATCCTCGGCGGGACGAGCGCCGAGAACGCACCCGTCGACGTCGCGGGCGGGTGGCTCCAGACGGCGCAGGTCGGTGCGATGACCGGCCTCGCCGCCGGCGGTCTGACCATCCTCTTCGGCCTCGTCGCGAACCTCCCGTTCGCGCTCGCGGCCGGGCTGGGCATCAACTCGTTCCTCGCGGTCGCCGTCATCGGCGACGTGACGTGGCCCGAGGCGATGGGGCTCGTGCTCGTCAACGGCCTGCTCATCGTGCTGCTCGCCGTGACGGGCGCGCGGTCGGCGATCTTCAACGCCGTCCCGCGCCAGCTCAAGGCGGCGATCACCGTCGGCATCGGCCTGTTCATCGCGTTCATCGGGTTCGTCGACGCGGGGTTCGTCACGCGCACCCCGGGCGGGCCGCCGGTCCAGCTCGGCGACGGCGGCTCGATCACGTCGGTCCCGACGCTCGTGTTCGTCGTCGGCCTGCTCACCATGGGCATCCTCGTGGCGCGCAAGGTCAAGGGCGGTCTGCTCATCGGTCTCGTCGCGACGACCGTCGTCGCGATCGTCGCCGAGTCCGTGCTGCACCTCGGCCCGGCGTCCGACGACAACCCCGGCGGCTGGCACCTCACGGTGCCGACGCTGCCGAGCTCGCTCGTCTCCGTGCCGGACCTCAGCCTGCTGGGGCAGTTCTCGTTCGGCGCGTTCGACCGGATCGGGGCGCTCGCGGCGACGATGCTCGTGTTCACGCTGTTCTTCACGAACTTCTTCGACGCGATGGGCACGATGACGGGGCTCGCCAAGCAGGGCGGCCTCGCCGACGCGGACGGCAACTTCCCGCGCATCAAGTCGGCGCTCGTCGTCGAGGGCGTGGGCGCGGTCGTCGGCGGCGCGACGTCGTCGTCGTCGAACACGGTGTTCGTCGACTCGGCCGCGGGCGTGGGCGAGGGTGCGCGGACGGGCCTCGCGTCCGTCGTCACCGGCGGGCTGTTCCTCGTCGCGATGTTCCTCACGCCGCTCACGGCCGTGGTCCCGATCGAGGTCGCGAGCGCGGTGCTCGTGGTCGTCGGCGCGATGATGATGGGCCAGATCAAGGAGATCGACCTGACCGACTTCACGGTCACGCTCCCGGTCTTCCTCACGATCGTGACCATGCCGCTCACGTACTCGATCGCCAACGGCATCGGGATCGGGTTCGTCACGTGGGTCCTGCTGCGGTTCGCGTGCGGCAAGGCGCGCGACGTCCACCCCCTGCTGTGGGTGGTCGCGGCCGGGTTCGTCGTGTACTTCGTGCGCGGTCCCCTGACCGCGGTCGTGGGAGGCTGA
- a CDS encoding molybdenum cofactor biosynthesis protein MoaE translates to MSETQGESPGAAQGGASEDVSRVTTDVLDDAVSRAVEDAVAGPECGAVVTFRGVVRDVDGGRGVTRLDYEAHPDATAVIRRCVAGVAAETGLRVAAVHRYGTLGIGDVALVASAAAGHRREAFEACSLLVERIKAEVPIWKRQHFDDGVSEWVGL, encoded by the coding sequence GTGAGCGAGACGCAGGGCGAGTCCCCGGGGGCGGCCCAGGGCGGGGCGTCCGAGGACGTGAGCCGCGTGACGACGGACGTGCTCGACGACGCGGTGTCGCGCGCCGTCGAGGACGCGGTCGCGGGCCCCGAGTGCGGCGCCGTCGTGACGTTCCGCGGCGTGGTCCGCGACGTCGACGGCGGCCGCGGCGTGACCCGGCTCGACTACGAGGCGCACCCCGACGCGACCGCGGTGATCCGACGGTGCGTGGCCGGTGTGGCGGCCGAGACCGGGCTGCGCGTCGCCGCCGTCCACCGGTACGGGACCCTGGGGATCGGCGACGTGGCGCTCGTCGCGTCGGCGGCCGCGGGTCACCGCCGTGAGGCGTTCGAGGCGTGCTCGCTGCTCGTCGAGCGCATCAAGGCGGAGGTGCCGATCTGGAAGCGGCAGCACTTCGACGACGGCGTCTCGGAGTGGGTCGGGCTGTAG
- a CDS encoding XdhC family protein, which translates to MLQIVDQLAPWLGPGQPPFAVATVVAASGSVPRPVGTAMAVRADGAVLGSLSGGCVEGAVHAAALDAITSGASHRETFGYSDDDAFAVGLSCGGTLDVHVQPVFPGDDAARVLAALAAPSDGGARAGADALPRPGTGSSDDDAEAAGRGGAALVRRIDGAQRTAVLVDDPGAADERSVAQALRDLVGPAALDAAAAQVVAVLRAGGTATVHAAHGAPRVSAPDPVNGQATPGGGAACDETEPVTLLVETRLPAPRFLVCGANDFAGALVRHVRLLGYRVTLVDAREVFADPRRFPEAEVVVEWPDRYLAAEAAAGRVDARTAVAVLTHDAKFDVPLLRLALDLPVAYVGAMGSRRSHAQRVAALRAEGVTEAALARLRSPIGLDLGAVTPEEVAVSITAELVATRHGRAAVVPLSGTDGPIHADPPVASSDPHPAAVAAPIPEEAS; encoded by the coding sequence ATGCTCCAGATCGTCGACCAGCTCGCCCCGTGGCTCGGCCCGGGGCAGCCCCCGTTCGCCGTCGCGACGGTGGTCGCGGCGTCCGGCTCCGTGCCGCGACCGGTCGGCACCGCGATGGCCGTGCGCGCCGACGGCGCGGTCCTCGGCAGCCTGTCCGGCGGGTGCGTCGAGGGCGCGGTGCACGCCGCCGCGCTCGACGCGATCACCTCGGGCGCGAGCCACCGCGAGACGTTCGGCTACAGCGACGACGACGCGTTCGCCGTCGGGCTGAGCTGCGGCGGCACGCTCGACGTCCACGTCCAGCCCGTCTTCCCGGGGGACGACGCCGCCCGCGTGCTCGCCGCGCTGGCGGCCCCGTCCGACGGCGGAGCGCGCGCGGGCGCGGACGCCCTGCCGCGTCCTGGGACGGGTTCGTCCGACGACGACGCCGAGGCCGCCGGGCGCGGGGGCGCGGCGCTCGTGCGCCGGATCGACGGCGCGCAGCGCACCGCGGTCCTCGTCGACGACCCCGGCGCCGCGGACGAGCGGAGCGTCGCCCAGGCGCTGCGGGACCTGGTGGGCCCGGCCGCGCTCGACGCCGCGGCGGCACAGGTGGTCGCCGTGCTGCGCGCGGGCGGCACGGCGACGGTCCACGCGGCGCACGGAGCGCCGCGGGTCTCGGCGCCCGACCCGGTGAACGGCCAAGCGACGCCAGGCGGCGGGGCCGCGTGCGACGAGACCGAGCCCGTCACGCTGCTCGTCGAGACCCGCCTTCCCGCGCCGCGCTTCCTCGTGTGCGGGGCCAACGACTTCGCCGGCGCGCTCGTGAGGCACGTACGGCTCCTCGGCTACCGCGTGACCCTCGTCGACGCGCGCGAGGTGTTCGCGGACCCCCGGCGCTTCCCGGAGGCGGAGGTCGTCGTCGAGTGGCCGGACCGGTACCTCGCCGCCGAGGCCGCCGCCGGTCGCGTCGACGCGCGGACGGCCGTCGCGGTCCTCACGCACGACGCCAAGTTCGACGTGCCGCTGCTGCGCCTCGCGCTCGACCTGCCGGTCGCGTACGTCGGGGCGATGGGCTCGCGCCGCTCGCACGCGCAGCGCGTCGCCGCGCTGCGCGCGGAGGGCGTGACCGAGGCGGCGCTCGCGCGGCTCCGCTCGCCCATCGGCCTCGACCTCGGGGCGGTGACCCCCGAGGAGGTCGCCGTCTCGATCACCGCGGAGCTCGTCGCGACCCGGCACGGCCGGGCCGCCGTCGTCCCGCTGAGCGGCACCGACGGACCGATCCACGCCGACCCTCCCGTCGCGTCGTCCGACCCCCACCCCGCGGCCGTGGCCGCGCCGATCCCCGAGGAGGCCTCCTGA
- a CDS encoding DUF456 domain-containing protein, translated as MTTISPAPLNRPANSPSDAPTATPDNTTSALPIYRTDERSGSWKAGTKSVLGAAIGAVVGTVVLSWFGLVLGTAVGLGIGMLLDNRPTTR; from the coding sequence GTGACGACGATCTCCCCTGCACCCCTCAACCGCCCCGCGAACTCACCCTCCGACGCGCCCACGGCGACGCCGGACAACACCACCTCCGCGCTGCCGATCTACCGCACCGACGAGCGCTCCGGGAGCTGGAAGGCCGGGACCAAGAGCGTCCTCGGCGCGGCGATCGGCGCCGTCGTGGGGACCGTCGTGCTGAGCTGGTTCGGCCTCGTCCTCGGCACCGCCGTCGGTCTGGGCATCGGCATGCTGCTCGACAACCGCCCCACCACGCGCTGA
- a CDS encoding nucleoside deaminase, with translation MDTLVVDAAHLDRAVALAVDSVANAGGPFGAVIVTADGQVFEGNNRVTQDNDPTAHAEVTAIRRACAALGTFDLTGATLYSSCEPCPMCLASALWARVQTVYFAADRHDAASAGFDDAEFYDFFAADPADRSMRVVHERTATATAPFDAWRVLESRIEY, from the coding sequence ATGGACACTCTTGTCGTGGACGCAGCACACCTGGACCGAGCCGTCGCCCTCGCGGTCGACAGCGTCGCGAACGCCGGAGGACCCTTCGGCGCCGTGATCGTCACCGCCGACGGGCAGGTGTTCGAGGGCAACAACCGGGTCACGCAGGACAACGACCCCACCGCGCACGCCGAGGTCACCGCGATCCGGCGCGCGTGCGCCGCACTCGGCACGTTCGACCTCACCGGCGCGACGCTCTACTCGAGCTGCGAGCCCTGCCCCATGTGCCTCGCGTCCGCCCTCTGGGCGCGCGTGCAGACCGTGTACTTCGCCGCCGACCGCCACGACGCCGCGAGCGCCGGGTTCGACGACGCCGAGTTCTACGACTTCTTTGCCGCGGACCCGGCCGACCGGAGCATGCGGGTCGTGCACGAGCGCACGGCCACCGCCACCGCGCCGTTCGACGCGTGGCGCGTCCTCGAGTCCCGGATCGAGTACTGA